Proteins found in one Micropterus dolomieu isolate WLL.071019.BEF.003 ecotype Adirondacks linkage group LG12, ASM2129224v1, whole genome shotgun sequence genomic segment:
- the LOC123979841 gene encoding neurocan core protein-like, with amino-acid sequence MNWSSAQKYCRENFVDLATVRSYTENQKMQNFMTGNLAWIGLFRDPDVYWSDGSGSSFTYWTTDYYPIGSLSVACGVAASQSSGRWKFLPCETRLPFVCYSFPVKRQAVKLRIKPEDSSVDLNDPAVKADMLKKLQDRLKEKGVSGVTLKWREQPDGKVFHKKDKTEL; translated from the exons ATGAATTGGTCCAGTGCTCAGAAGTACTGCAGGGAGAACTTCGTTGACCTGGCCACCGTGAGGAGTTACACTGAAAACCAGAAGATGCAGAACTTCATGACTGGAAACTTGGCATGGATTGGTTTGTTCAGAGATCCTGATGTTTACTGGTCTGATGGGAGTGGCTCTTCATTCACATACTGGACCACAGATTACTACCCAATTGGTTCATTGAGTGTCGCATGTGGTGTTGCAGCTTCGCAGAGTTCAGGAAGATGGAAGTTTCTTCCCTGTGAAACTAGATTACCATTTGTCTGCTACAGCTTCCCTG TAAAGAGGCAGGCAGTAAAGCTGAGGATAAAGCCAGAGGactcctctgtggatctgaatGACCCTGCTGTGAAAGCTGACATGCTGAAAAAG CTCCAGGACAGGCTGAAGGAGAAAGGAGTGAGTGGAGTCACCCTGAAGTGGAGAGAGCAGCCTGATGGGAAAGTCTTCCACAAGAAGGACAAGACTGAGCTCTAA